From the genome of Pseudomonas cavernicola:
AAATGGGTTTTCGCCGCAGCGGTGATCACCTATATCGCCCACATTGCCAGCGCTGCACAGCCTGCGTGCCGGCGCGCATTCCTGCGGCGCAATTCACACCCAACCGCCAGCAACGACGAATCCTCAAACGCAACGAAGAGCTTCAGGTTCACGCCGTACGCCCAACCTTCAGTGAAGAGTATTACGCTCTCTACGCGCGCTATATCGAACAGCGCCACGCCGATGGCGACATGTATCCACCCAATCGCGATCAATTCGCCACCTTTTTGGTGCGTGACCTGCCTTTTTCCCGCTTTTACGAGTTCCGGCTGTCCGGTCGCTTGCTCGCCGTCGCAGTTACCGACGTACTGCCCAATGGTCTTTCCGCGGTTTACACCTTCTACGATCCTGACGAGGAGCGCCGCAGCTTGGGCCGTTATGCCATCCTCTGGCAGATTGGCGAAACCGTTCGCCTAGGCTTAGAAGCTGTCTATCTTGGTTACTGGATCAAGAGCTGCCGGAAGATGAACTACAAGACCCAATACCGCCCCATTGAGCTGTTCGTCAATCA
Proteins encoded in this window:
- a CDS encoding arginyltransferase — protein: MTELARLKFYATQPHPCSYLPEEQATTLFLDPSQPMDMEVYAELSEMGFRRSGDHLYRPHCQRCTACVPARIPAAQFTPNRQQRRILKRNEELQVHAVRPTFSEEYYALYARYIEQRHADGDMYPPNRDQFATFLVRDLPFSRFYEFRLSGRLLAVAVTDVLPNGLSAVYTFYDPDEERRSLGRYAILWQIGETVRLGLEAVYLGYWIKSCRKMNYKTQYRPIELFVNQRWITLS